The following are encoded in a window of Cryptococcus gattii WM276 chromosome M, complete sequence genomic DNA:
- a CDS encoding Hypothetical protein (Similar to TIGR gene model, INSD accession AAW46824.1; CNM00660), producing the protein MYGKPFKHLLFPPSLSLSFTTVSASAMANRDSLLSTCSSTTYPSTLSSLSMSALGLTNSPLPSRSKDPSPAGSTPPSPSRSPAIRASASKSSLRQEATANAAARVVAQQRSAKFARMPRQRASQVDLKEDVASYQTLKPPTPAKSPSTRPSEVKSTSVFQDAQHPAQRKAAQITTRTNLVARKAVPSPAHTEITLADEWEAELVKDAQKLNLGPSSQKPHVVRESLEERPNDGEWERFGQEMSTFREEEDRRRREPGREVAFPPSMPRTPIRAVAAGLSGEDTHPSYTVKHTPDLLKKAQKEYDDWLARKAEREGDMESGGMRNWEPKERAIARPSDLSPQSANSLHTASPVELPPTDIVSWTYGYPHAQSQTGMSEPQEPQGHIAPPQTEDQQAAIDIAQRQVMVPYGHEAFYAHPAYWDPSYWWGMYGDPNAMAVRVTNPSTQDSKSTNQVDMPKEGEMAPEEQQAYGLSNMMMYNPYQWSGMMGQGGGYPGMHNNGYMMGRDPSVIGAMPAPSQCAATEDKNLKPFDSSKMKQGRLGHYGYLEGRELAGPPVGHLPAGIQSQYASSQTGHGTTTAGAGACSTVSYQGNGSWGDPANVPRARYDGAASGTGYVQADLDSPYPRAPNGSMTTAWTRYGADGSVMNGMNNGSGLTGHRRLREGRV; encoded by the exons ATGTATGGCAAGCCCTTCAAACATTTGCTTTTTCCCCCTTCTTTATCTCTCTCGTTTACAACCGTCAGTGCATCTGCAATGGCTAATAGAGATAGCCTTCTGTCCACCTGCTCATCCACTACCTACCCCTCGACCTTGTCAAGTTTGTCCATGTCCGCCCTGGGCCTGACAAACTCGCCTCTTCCTAGCAGATCCAAAGATCCTTCCCCCGCTGGCTCTACACCGCCAAGTCCGAGCCGAAGCCCAGCCATTCGAGCTTCAGCATCGAAATCCTCTCTCAGACAGGAAGCCACCGCCAATGCTGCCGCACGAGTAGTAGCCCAACAACGGTCTGCCAAGTTTGCTCGCATGCCTCGTCAGCGGGCTTCGCAAGTTGATTTGAAGGAGGATGTAGCTTCTTATCAGACTCTGAAACCACCTACGCCGGCCAAATCACCATCTACTCGACCTTCCGAAGTTAAATCTACATCTGTTTTCCAAGATGCTCAGCATCCAGCCCAGAGAAAAGCTGCCCAAATCACGACACGGACGAATCTTGTCGCGAGGAAAGCCGTGCCTTCACCGGCTCATACTGAGATCACTCTAGCTGACGAATGGGAGGCAGAGCTAGTGAAAGATGCTCAAAAACTTAATCTCGGTCCTTCGTCCCAAAAGCCGCACGTTGTGAGAGAATCTCTTGAAGAAAGGCCCAATGATGGTGAATGGGAAAGGTTTGGACAAGAGATGTCTACTTTtagagaggaagaagaccGGCGCCGGCGAGAGCCAGGGAGGGAAGTTG CCTTCCCCCCAAGTATGCCCCGTACTCCAATCCGAGCTGTAGCAGCAGGC CTATCTGGAGAAGACACGCACCCTTCTTACACGGTCAAACATACCCCAGACTTGCTCAAAAAGGCACAAAAAGAGTATGACGACTGGCTTGCTAGGAAAGCGGAGAGGGAAGGGGATATGGAATCAGGTGGAATGAGAAATTGGGAACCTAAAGAACGAGCCATTGCACGCCCTTCCGATCTCTCGCCTCAGTCTGCCAATAGTTTGCATACGGCGTCGCCTGTTGAACTCCCACCTACCGATATAGTGTCTTGGACTTATGGATATCCCCATGCGCAGTCTCAAACCGGTATGTCCGAACCTCAAGAACCTCAAGGACATATCGCACCACCTCAAacggaagaccaacaagCGGCAATCGATATCGCTCAGCGACAAGTAATGGTACCTTATGGCCACGAAGCGTTCTATGCTCATCCGGCTTATTGGGACCCTTCATATTGGTGGGGCATGTACGGAGACCCAAATGCCATGGCTGTACGTGTTACCAATCCTTCAAC TCAAGATTCAAAGTCTACAAATCAAGTGGACATGCCaaaggagggagagatggCCCCTGAGGAGCAACAAGCATACGGGTT ATCAAATATGATGATGTATAATCCTTATCAATGGAGTGGTATGATGGGCCAAGGAGGTGGTTATCCAGGGATGCACAACAACGGGTATATGATGGGGAGGGACCCTTCGGTTATTGGAGCGATGCCTGCTCCCAGCCAATGTGCTGCGACTGAAGACAAGAATCTCAAGCCATTTGATTCGTCTAAAATGAAACAAGGCAGGTTGGGGCATTATGGTTATCTcgagggaagag AACTCGCAGGTCCGCCTGTAGGCCATCTCCCTGCTGGTATTCAATCGCAATACGCGTCATCTCAAACTGGTCATGGAACGACTACAGCCGGGGCGGGGGCATGTTCGACCGTAAGTTATCAAGGTAACGGATCGTGGGGCGACCCTGCCAACGTCCCTCGTGCGCGTTATGACGGCG CCGCTTCTGGGACAGGCTACGTCCAAGCTGATCTCGACTCACCATACCCCCGTGCTCCCAACGGCAGTATGACTACAGCTTGGACTCGATATGGCGCCGACGGTTCAGTGATGAACGGGATGAATAATGGGTCGGGTTTAACGGGTCATCGGAGGTTGAGGGAAGGTAGGGTGTAA
- a CDS encoding Hypothetical protein (Similar to TIGR gene model, INSD accession AAW46816.1; CNM00710), whose protein sequence is MAACSIVHTTAFIQLNSSLTAFTLTSRAGSSDNGPFLSSDSEAYARHLHQFFSLPRLPFFSLQYLLSFCILINLAFSLSNVNLASKRAAKLAGKSIGIPPLYCPSVDPLLCPFLGADIPERKFASPMPAAAPARTLSCDSVSFGRGSICPKVFADQLESAAERLAAVAVALAAAASALAKVDLGTERISEGRGGKEGGSIEGGVAY, encoded by the exons ATGGCTGCTTGTTCTATTGTCCATACTACAGCTTTTATCCAATTGAACAGTTCTCTAACC GCATTTACACTTACTAGTCGTGCCGGATCTTCAGACAATGGTCCTTTCCTTTC TTCGGATTCGGAAGCGTATGCCAGACACCTACATCAATTTTTCAGTCTACCACGTTtgccttttttttccctaCAGTACTTACT CTCCTTTTGCATTCTCATCAACTTGGCTTTTTCCCTGTCCAACGTCAATTTGGCCTCGAAAAGAGCTGCCAAGCTCGCAGGCAAATCAATCGGTATCCCACCACTATATTGCCCTTCCGTAGATCCACTACTTTGCCCGTTTCTTGGCGCTGACATTCCAGAAAGAAAATTTGCTTCTCCTATGCCTGCTGCTGCACCCGCCAGAACGCTGAGCTGTGATTCAGTAAGTTTTGGCAGAGGCTCCATCTGTCCCAAGGTATTTGCGGACCAACTTGAAAGTGCCGCTGAAAGATTGGCTGCAGTCGCTGTAGCTCTGGCTGCTGCTGCGTCTGCACTTGCCAAGGTTGATCTAGGCACGGAAAGAATATCTGAAGGTAGAGGTGGGAAAGAAGGCGGAAGTATTGAGGGTGGAGTGGCGTACTGA
- a CDS encoding Eukaryotic translation initiation factor 3 subunit 6, putative (Similar to TIGR gene model, INSD accession AAW46818.1) has protein sequence MADYDLTQKLIPHLDRHLAIPLLNHLSDIAIYPAEQLAKAQYDLAKGTNMVNYVEQFHAQIENAEPTDFARLREEATTKYQELQEKAQPVTKVIEDPDAVAKLRSGGDKDRNLDLLRSEYQIDIDQINALYHFGQYQYSLGDYGSAGNLLYHFLILSPSYELNLSAQWGKLASNILNGEWDAALVQVRDLRETIDNPHGTSLAKPLAQLQARTWLLHWSLFVFFNLGENQGCQGLLDMFLSPAYLNTIQTSCPHLLRYLVAAAIISRRAPKPANVRSRDHVKELTRIVETEEYQYTDPITSFLKDVFADFDLTQAQQRLSVAESVVRSDFFLSGFADEFVENARWLISEVICRLHRRIDIGQLSKTLNLSNEEGEKWIVNLIRDSRMGVEAKIDLKENMLHITRPHATPTATLIETTRGLAFRSQAIQFAMQSSVGEARERGERGNKGGRGRPRTQEVAA, from the exons ATGGCCGATTACGACCTTACACAG AAACTCATCCCTCACCTCGACCGACACCTTGCTATCCCTCTCCTCAACCACCTCTCGGACATTGCAATCTACCCTGCCGAACAACTTGCCAAAGCTCA ATATGATCTCGCCAAAGGCACCAACATGGTCAACTACGTTGAACAATTCCACGCCCAGATTGAAAATGCCGAACCTACCGACTTCGCCAGACTGAGAGAAGAGGCTACTACAAAGTACCAGGAGTTGCAGGAAAAGGCTCAGCCCGTGACGAAGGTAATCGAGGACCCGGATGCGGTGGCCAAGTTGAGGAGCGGTGGCGACAAGGACAGAAATTTGGATTTGCTGAGATCAGAGTACCAG ATTGACATTGACCAAATCAATGCCCTTTACCACTTTGGTCAATACCAATACTCCCTCGGTGACTATGGCTCTGCTGGGAACCTCCTCTACCACTTCCTCAttctctctccctcttACGAGCTCAACCTCTCTGCCCAATGGGGTAAACTTGCCTCCAACATCCTCAACGGTGAATGGGACGCTGCTTTGGTGCAAGTCCGAGACCTCCGCGAAACCATCGACAACCCTCACGGTACCTCTCTTGCCAAGCCTCTCGCTCAGCTCCAAGCCCGAACATGGTTGCTTCACTGGTCTCTTTTTGTGTTTTTCAATCTCGGAGAAAACCAGGGCTGCCAGGGTTTGCTCGACATGTTCCTTTCCCCCGCCTATCTTAACACCATCCAAACCTCTTGCCCCCACCTCCTCCGATACCTTGTTGCCGCCGCCATCATCTCTCGCCGAGCTCCCAAACCCGCCAACGTCCGCTCTCGAGACCACGTCAAGGAGCTCACCCGTATCGTCGAGACCGAAGAGTACCAATACACCGACCCCATCACCAGCTTCCTCAAGGATGTGTTTGCCGACTTTGATCTTACCCAGGCTCAACAACGACTGTCAGTCGCCGAGTCTGTTGTTCGTTCAGACTTTTTCTTGTCGGGCTTTGCAGATGAATTTGTAGAGAACGCGAGGTGGTTGATTTCCGAGGTTATCTGCCGTTTACATCGAAGGATTGATATCGGACAATTGTCCAAGACCCTCAACTTATCcaatgaagaaggagagaagtGGATCGTCAACCTTATCAGGGACTCTAGGATGGGTGTTGAGGCCAAGATCGACCTCAAGGAG AACATGCTCCACATCACACGGCCCCACGCTACCCCAACCGCCACCCTTATCGAAACTACCCGTGGTCTTGCATTCCGATCTCAAGCAATTCAGTTCGCTATGCAGAGCAGCGTTGGGGAGGCCCGAGAGCGAGGGGAGCGAGGAAACAAgggaggacgaggaaggCCCAGGACTCAGGAAGTTGCGGCTTAG
- a CDS encoding Hypothetical protein (Similar to TIGR gene model, INSD accession AAW46820.1; CNM00690): MSSTTDPGAAVSSFVASYESTLTQVSVRAVGSQFALMAGISMATLLAFSFFRPREKKIKYQLPKPVDPIDDPDYEPPPPPISNGFFAWLSPMIRLKEEEIIANIGLDAATFLRFLRMLRNIFTITSIIVVALLVIDIIYNLKYVNSSDRNALSLLTIQNVSGNWMWPALAASYVIIWLNWKSMVRLRKGWFRSPAYQTKIYSRTLMVTHVRKDFRSDAGLLSLMGLLKVDGIKIGPSIDCTCIGRRLEDFPKMVDDHNKAIQELEKHLVKYLKGGEMAKKRPVIRKGGFLGLFGGVKKDAIDYHAKEIKFLRDRIDAKRHAIDSLLRKERHARKKGNKMVNRVEGENYGFVTFKTIAEAHRIARAHRGKLKELFGAELQLAPMPHDIVWENISKEPAELGSKNTFGFVIIGIVCFFNTLPLLVVSLLANLSSLTVYVTFLADWKDAGSWGKWTFSMVSGILPSVVSALFGFLLPIIIRKISKYQGAPTRSRLDRAVTARYFFFMIISNLVIFSLLGVVYTAVARIVVQIGGHQSVGTIFKGFEDIPDQIQGTYVQQSTYWLTWLPLRGFLVIFELIQLIKLAMVSIRRFMFSHTPRDIREMTKPPYFEYAIVVVNLLFITAVGLIYAPLAPLVAMGACCVFWFSSVVYKYQLLYVYISRAESGGRMWNVYVNRLLACCVLMQLLMVLTTGLIRSRWIDCVAAVPPLLIIFVFKIYISRTAERQFRYYEPTAEELEQEKMYSMSEKQTKQSDMEKRFLHPALQHNKLYTVMVHKSQESLAREVLSAYPWFAGKHEHDGVEINAVREENLEYDPSRDGPADEGHQADWDAKSVVSTDMLSKSDYPFSSSSAATTTTTTPKYEDAYRHYPFPSSSSSASVSGMDSPSLVPASLPLYPLDNPSTDQLLPNHDRSEQFMMTPTASAATPPGGLAPPRRQGSGRLYQHHPPMPPGARHVGQVSDIDFTDPSSPLLDNYYASGDAAAGGGGDAGVPYPPSAYTQPPLGYVPPTMRRTASDVSESDVAAAGGGVTRWDTGDREERGYMARQGSGYYREY, encoded by the exons ATGTCCTCCACGACAGACCCAGGAGCTGCAGTCTCCTCCTTCGTGGCTTCCTATGAGTCCACACTTACCCAAGTCTCCGTCCGAGCCGTCGGATCACAGTTCGCATTGATGGCTGGTATATCAATGGCAACACTCCTTGCATTCAGTTTCTTCAGGCcaagagaaaagaag ATTAAATATCAACTACCAAAACCTGTCGATCCCATCGACGATCCCGATTATGAGCCGCCTCCGCCTCCTATTTCCAATGGCTTTTTCGCCTGGTTGAGCCCCATGATCCGCTtgaaagaggaggagattATTGCTAACATTG GCCTTGATGCCGCTACATTCCTTCGATTTTTGAGAATGTTGCGCAATATTTTCACAATCACTTCGATCATTGTGGTTGCTTTGCTCGTCATCGATATCATCTATAACCTCAAATACGTTAACAGCAGCGATAGAAATGCGCTGAGTCTTTTAACCATTCAAAATGTCTCTGGAAACTGGATGTGGCCGGCCCTGGCGGCTAGCTATGTCATCA TCTGGCTCAACTGGAAATCAATG GTTCGATTGAGAAAGGGATGGTTCAGATCACCTGCTTATCAAACCAAGATCTACTCTCGAACACTCATG GTTACTCATGTCCGCAAAGATTTCCGCAGTGACGCTGGTTTGCTCTCCCTGATGGGTCTTCTCAAGGTGGATGGTATCAAGATCGGTCCCTCGATCGACTGTACTTGCATTGGTCGAAGACTTGAGGATTTCCCAAAGATGGTCGACGATCATAATAAGGCCATTCAAGAGCTGGAAAAGCATCTTGTAAAGTATTTGAAGGGAGGGGAAATGGCAAAGAAGAGACCTGTGATTAGAAAAGGAGGTTTCCTTGGATTGTTCGGAGGTGTGAAAAAAGACGCGATCGACTACCACGCCAAGGAAATCAAGTTTCTTCGTGACCGAATTGACGCCAAACGACACGCGATCGACTCTCTTCTCCGCAAAGAACGTCACGCCCGCAAAAAGGGTAACAAGATGGTCAATAGAGTTGAGGGAGAGAACTATGGATTTGTGACATTCAAGACAATCGCCGAAGCGCATAGGATTGCGAGGGCGCATAGAGGCAAGCTCAAGGAGTTGTTTGGAGCCGAGCTGCAGCTGGCGCCCATGCCTCATGACATTGTTTGGGAGAATATCTCAAAGGAGCCGGCAGAGTTGGGATCAAAGAATACTTTTGGATTTGTCATTATTGGGATCGTCTGCTTCTTCAACACTTTGCCT TTGCTTGTGGTTTCGTTGCTAGCAAACTTGAGTTCATTGACAGTCTATGTTACATTTCTTGCGGACTGGAAAGACGCTGGTAGCTGGGGCAAATGGACC TTTTCCATGGTTTCTGGTATCCTCCCATCCGTCGTCTCCGCCCTCTTTGGCTTCCTTCTTCCGATCATCATCCGCAAAATCTCCAAGTACCAAGGAGCGCCCACACGTTCCCGCCTGGACCGTGCAGTGACCGCTCGATACTTTTTCTTCATGATCATTTCCAACTTGGTCattttttctcttctcgGTGTGGTATACACGGCAGTAGCGAGGATCGTGGTGCAGATTGGTGGACATCAGAGTGTGGGTACGATCTTTAAAGGGTTTGAAGATATCCCGGATCAGATTCAGGGGACATATGTTCAACAAAGTACTT ATTGGTTGACGTGGTTGCCGCTTCGGGGCTTCTTGGTCATTTTCGAATTGATCCAGTTGATCAAATTGGCCATGGTATCCATACGACGATTCATGTTTTCTCATACCCCTCGAGATATCAGGGAAATGACCAAACCGCCATATTTTGAATATGCCATTG TGGTTGTCAATTTGCTGTTCATCACTGCCGTTGGATTGATTTACGCTCCCCTTGCGCCTTTGGTAGCTATGGGTGCTTGTTGTGTCTTTTGGTTCTCTTCCGTCGTC TACAAGTACCAGTTGCTCTATGTGTATATTTCCCGAGCGGAGAGCGGAGGTAGGATGTGGAATGTCTATGTCAATCGACTTTTGGCATGCTGTGTCTTGATGCAGCTCTTGATGGTCCTGA CTACTGGTCTTATTCGTAGTCGATGGATCGACTGTGTTGCCGCCGTACCTCCTCTTTTAATCATTTTTGTCTTCAAAATCTACATTTCCCGCACTGCTGAACGTCAATTCCGATACTATGAACCCACTGCCGAAGAACTTGAGCAAGAAAAAATGTACAGCATGTCGGAGAAGCAGACGAAGCAGTCGGATATGGAGAAGAGGTTTTTGCATCCTGCGTTGCAGCATAACAAGCTGTACACTGTGATGGTGCACAAGAGTCAAGAGTCGTTGGCGAGGGAGGTGTTGAGTGCGTATCCGTGGTTTGCGGGCAAACACGAGCACGACGGGGTGGAGATCAATGCGGTTCGGGAGGAAAATTTGGAATACGATCCGTCACGCGATGGACCGGCGGACGAAGGGCACCAAGCGGATTGGGATGCGAAATCGGTGGTATCGACGGATATGCTCTCGAAATCCGACTATCcgttttcttcttcttccgccgccaccaccaccaccaccaccccAAAGTACGAAGATGCGTACAGGCATTACCCGTTCccgtcgtcgtcgtcgtcggCGTCGGTTTCGGGTATGGACTCGCCGTCGTTGGTTCCAGCGAGTTTACCGTTGTACCCGTTGGATAACCCGTCGACGGACCAGCTGTTACCAAACCACGATCGGTCAGAGCAGTTTATGATGACGCCGACGGCGTCAGCCGCGACGCCGCCTGGGGGTTTGGCGCCGCCGAGAAGACAGGGGAGTGGGAGACTGTATCAACATCATCCGCCGATGCCGCCTGGAGCGAGGCATGTGGGCCAAGTGTCGGATATAGATTTTACGGATCCGTCGTCTCCCCTCTTGGACAATTATTACGCTTCAGGCGATGCCGCTGCTGGTGGGGGTGGGGACGCGGGCGTGCCGTACCCGCCATCGGCGTATACCCAGCCTCCATTGGGGTACGTCCCGCCAACGATGAGGCGGACGGCATCGGATGTGTCGGAGAGTGATGTGGCTGCGGCAGGTGGGGGTGTGACGAGGTGGGATACGGGGGATAGGGAAGAGAGGGGTTACATGGCGAGGCAGGGGTCGGGGTATTATAGGGAGTATTAA
- a CDS encoding Cytoplasm protein, putative (Similar to TIGR gene model, INSD accession AAW46822.1): MARTLRVALLLCDTPVSRLCYFPADPLERRCNHAIYSRWLTDSLATYPDTAIAHRTHLIVDPYDVVDKKEYPPRERLQYGAPDAYDCVMLTGSKHTAYDTANPFIPPLIQFVRSLASSPTYQHLKLIGICFGHQIISIALGGECVQGENGWEIGVYGCHLTDEGRYWWTGDVKGQGGAHKVYLEQMHKDHVPSLPPGCTLLLSTPRYPIHSFFKPHPQSTPSHPLAQILTIQGHPEFTPSIVNHVVNARDASGVFDEATTKEARRRAGGKHGTGGEGFGRIGWAVWRVLLQDLPPA, translated from the exons ATGGCACGCACACTCCGAGTAGCCCTCCTCCTCTGCGACACTCCAGTGAGTCGCCTCTGCTACTTCCCCGCTGACCCCTTAGAACGACGATGTA ACCACGCCATATACTCCAGATGGCTCACAGACTCGCTCGCCACATACCCCGACACCGCCATCGCCCATCGCACCCACCTCATCGTCGACCCCTACGACGTCGTTGACAAGAAAGAGTACCCACCGCGCGAGCGACTCCAGTACGGTGCACCCGACGCATACGACTGTGTCATGCTCACCGGGTCCA AACACACCGCGTACGATACCGCCAACCCGTTTATCCCCCCGCTTATCCAGTTCGTCCGCTCCCTCGCCTCCTCTCCCACTTACCAACACCTCAAACTCATCGGCATCTGTTTCGGCCACCAAATCATCTCCATCGCTTTGGGCGGAGAATGTGTCCAGGGCGAGAACGGGTGGGAGATTGGCGTTTACGGCTGTCACTTGACAGACGAAGGGCGGTACTGGTGGACGGGCGACGTCAAGGGCCAAGGCGGTGCGCATAAAGTCTACCTCGAGCAAATG CATAAAGACCACGTGCCGTCCCTCCCCCCCGGATGcaccctcctcctctccacccCGCGCTACCCCATCCACTCATTCTTCAAACCCCACCCCCAGTCCACCCCTTCCCACCCACTCGCCCAGATCCTCACCATCCAGGGCCATCCCGAATTCACACCCTCCATCGTCAACCACGTCGTCAACGCCCGCGACGCATCCGGCGTTTTCGACGAAGCCACCACCAAAGAGGCCAGGCGAAGAGCTGGCGGGAAGCATGGGACGGGCGGTGAAGGGTTTGGAAGGATCGGCTGGGCCGTCTGGCGAGTACTCTTGCAAGATCTTCCCCCGGCCTAA
- a CDS encoding uncharacterized protein (Similar to TIGR gene model, INSD accession AAW46931.1) yields the protein MPGDRLLGADAHALLPRSPPRIERPPPRGTRSLYQQQILDEDAYTAALSHIIARDFFPHLPRIHATNRYLAALHANDPQRLAASIRTLAALHQPLPRGDDAHAERRSAEYSMARTPYIAIPGRPLRTPVGTRGWDTPRSTRPHHRDDFDSLEETPTLEQTARKRQRRHPPVRDDLSLDAFQRNFTSEDNASFVQILDEENRRRREEKFGWAFEAERKAEARRIEGEVKRKMILDTATSGRWRVDANGRRLIGGLAEGGRDRADGEAWGLKMIQPKPETEEPDAIHPTSPTSSTALVKPSSTALVKLSTDDDAPPLTEIPLPPKHPLAEALADAGLPPTALISSTDGKIVPHHEAASGALIVSAPHGDRGRGDDERKEREKRERQVLGEEKAETLSAAGSGVDMWKYKARNNLMFLPDANTNPYPDPSSSTSIPTSTSTSTSTSLGPRPSVKHANTRLHEDDPTWDAGTSGEKLKRRSSSVRGSSPSRSLIDAAVRGTPYRQEGEMPSVNDYPLVRPDASPSPHDLPSLLTWGTLLATPRPLGGEGGDPLEGEDERPAFKLPETKKRDELGRRLADKASRSMRDRARGYSKTPSSVLRGERGKVLGSMGPPATPRRQADSLTPAAKRLLEKTVGRTPMSASRTASASGSSRKNMGWTPTPRYSRP from the exons ATGCCAGGCGACCGACTGCTCGGCGCGGACGCACACGCGCTGCTGCCCCGCTCCCCCCCCCGGATAGAGCGCCCCCCCCCCCGCGGGACCCGGAGCCTGTACCAGCAGCAGATCCTGGACGAGGACGCGTACACCGCCGCCCTCTCCCACATCATCGCCCGCGACTTCTTCCCCCACCTCCCCCGCATACACGCCACCAACCGCTACCTCGCAGCGCTCCACGCCAACGACCCCCAGCGTCTCGCCGCCTCCATACGCACTCTCGCCGCGCTCCACCAGCCACTCCCGCGTGGCGACGATGCACACGCAGAGAGGCGCAGCGCAGAGTACAGCATGGCGCGCACGCCGTACATCGCCATCCCAGGAAGGCCCCTCAGGACGCCGGTGGGCACAAGGGGGTGGGACACGCCCCGCAGCACCCGCCCGCACCATCGCGACGACTTTGATAGCCTCGAGGAGACGCCCACGTTGGAACAGACCGCTCGCAAGCGGCAGCGCCGGCACCCGCCCGTGCGCGACGACCTGTCGCTCGATGCGTTCCAGCGCAACTTTACCTCCGAGGACAATGCGTCGTTTGTGCAGATCCTCGATGAAGAGAATAGACGCAGGCGGGAAGAAAAGTTTGGATGGGCGTTTGAGGCGGAGCGAAAAGCGGAAGCGCGGCGGATAGAGGGCGAAGTGAAACGCAAGATGATTCTCGATACAGCAACGAGTGGCCGGTGGAGAGTCGATGCCAATGGCAGGCGGCTGATTGGTGGACTCGCCGAGGGCGGGCGCGATAGAGCCGACGGCGAGGCGTGGGGTCTCAAGATGATCCAACCAAAACCAGAAACAGAAGAACCCGACGCCATCCACCCCACCTCTCCCACATCTTCCACCGCACTCGTCAAACCGTCCTCCACCGCACTCGTCAAACTATCCACTGACGACGACGCACCGCCGCTCACTGAAATCCCGTTACCGCCCAAACATCCTCTGGCCGAAGCACTCGCCGACGCCGGTCTCCCGCCTACCGCACTCATCTCCTCTACAGACGGCAAAATCGTGCCGCACCACGAAGCAGCCTCGGGCGCACTCATCGTCTCTGCGCCACACGGCGATAGGGGAAGAGGTGACGACGAGcggaaagagagagaaaagagggaGAGGCAAGTCTTGGGGGAGGAAAAGGCGGAAACGTTGTCTGCCGCAGGCAGTGGAGTCGATATGTGGAAGTATAAA GCAAGGAACAACTTGATGTTCCTCCCCGACGCCAACACGAACCCCTACCCCgacccttcttcctccacttccATTCCCACTTCCACTTCCACCTCCACTTCCACTTCTCTTGGGCCGAGACCGAGCGTGAAGCACGCGAATACGAGGTTACATGAAGATGATCCCACATGGGACGCCGGTACGTCCGGGGAGAAattgaagaggaggagtAGTAGTGTGAGAGGAAGCAGTCCGTCGAGGAGTTTAATCGATGCGGCCGTTCGCGGGACACCGT ACCGACAAGAGGGAGAAATGCCAAGTGTGAATGATTACCCGCTGGTCCGACCCGACGCCTCGCCCTCCCCACACGACTTGCCTTCCCTCCTCACCTGGGGTACACTCCTCGCCACGCCTCGTCCTTtgggaggagaaggaggagatcCGCTAGAAGGGGAGGATGAAAGACCAGCGTTCAAGTTGCCAGAGACGAAAAAGCGGGATGAGCTCGGTAGGCGGTTGGCGGACAAGGCGAGTCGGTCCATGAGGGATAGAGCGAGGGGTTATTCAAAGACTCCGTCGTCGGTTCTgagaggagaaagaggcaaGGTACTAGGGAGTATGGGGCCACCGGCGACGCCGAGGAGGCAAGCAGATAGTCTGACACCGGCGGCGAAAAGGTTGTTGGAAAAAACGGTAGGGAGGACGCCTATGAGTGCAAGCAGGACCGCGTCCGCATCAGGATCAAGTCGGAAGAATATGGGTTGGACACCGACTCCACGGTATTCACGACCATGA